From Primulina tabacum isolate GXHZ01 chromosome 2, ASM2559414v2, whole genome shotgun sequence, one genomic window encodes:
- the LOC142537360 gene encoding early nodulin-like protein 14, which yields MASLKTLLRCLPIILSLFVTFNLSEATEFVVGGNKKKWQVPSSSDEFNEWAGKIRFQIGDSIVLKYDSKTDSVLEVTEENYKNCNKSNPIESHSDGNTKITLDKGGPFFFISGAEGHCEKGQKLEIKVLSAEHNHLPVAPEPSHHAPAPSPSTAGSRPKTLWFVSGAVVVGIISLVL from the exons ATGGCTTCTCTGAAAACCCTCCTTCGCTGCTTGCCCATTATTCTTTCGTTGTTTGTGACTTTTAATCTCTCTGAAGCAACAGAATTCGTGGTTGGTGGAAATAAGAAGAAGTGGCAAGTACCATCTTCTTCTGACGAATTCAACGAATGGGCTGGGAAAATTCGCTTCCAAATTGGCGATTCTATTG TATTGAAGTACGATTCGAAGACAGATTCTGTGCTGGAAGTGACGGAAGAAAACTACAAAAACTGCAACAAATCAAACCCGATCGAATCTCATAGTGATGGAAACACGAAGATCACATTAGACAAAGGTGGCCCATTTTTCTTCATAAGTGGGGCAGAAGGCCACTGCGAGAAAGGCCAAAAGCTTGAGATCAAAGTTCTGTCAGCAGAACACAACCACCTGCCGGTGGCGCCGGAACCTTCTCACCATGCACCAGCTCCGTCACCCTCGACCGCTGGCTCTCGTCCGAAGACATTGTGGTTTGTGAGCGGCGCTGTTGTGGTGGGAATCATATCTTTGGTACTTTAG